The following are encoded together in the Zingiber officinale cultivar Zhangliang chromosome 8A, Zo_v1.1, whole genome shotgun sequence genome:
- the LOC122010055 gene encoding acyl carrier protein-like isoform X1: MCSECHFLISIWDLIDEISRSVKMQHLRNAMAKHCRLSCSPLGLPELSAAGRSLEARRRHFCASSTSEDFTSRVLEVVKKFDRIDANKVTEKADFRKDLNLDSLDRVELVMAIEQEFLVEIPDEKGDKLSCCADVVKYISETRSVEKDCS, translated from the exons ATGTGCTCCGAATGCCACTTTTTGATTTCAATTTGGGATCTGATCGACGAAATATCG CGCTCGGTGAAGATGCAACACTTGAGGAATGCGATGGCGAAGCATTGCCGTCTGAGCTGCTCACCGCTCGGGCTTCCAGAGTTGTCTGCAGCAGGAAGATCGCTCGAGGCACGGCGGCGTCATTTTTGTGCATCGTCAACCTCCGAAGATTTCACAAGTCGCGTGCTCGAGGTGGTCAAGAAGTTCGACAGGATCGACGCAAATAAG GTGACTGAGAAAGCTGACTTCAGAAAGGACCTTAATCTAGACAGCTTGGACAGGGTTGAGTTGGTTATGGCAATTGAACAGGAGTTCTTAGTTGAAATCCCTGATGAGAAGGGTGATAAACTCTCTTGCTGTGCTGATGTGGTGAAATACATATCTGAAACTAGGTCAGTGGAGAAAGACTGTTCATGA
- the LOC122010055 gene encoding acyl carrier protein-like isoform X2: MQHLRNAMAKHCRLSCSPLGLPELSAAGRSLEARRRHFCASSTSEDFTSRVLEVVKKFDRIDANKVTEKADFRKDLNLDSLDRVELVMAIEQEFLVEIPDEKGDKLSCCADVVKYISETRSVEKDCS, translated from the exons ATGCAACACTTGAGGAATGCGATGGCGAAGCATTGCCGTCTGAGCTGCTCACCGCTCGGGCTTCCAGAGTTGTCTGCAGCAGGAAGATCGCTCGAGGCACGGCGGCGTCATTTTTGTGCATCGTCAACCTCCGAAGATTTCACAAGTCGCGTGCTCGAGGTGGTCAAGAAGTTCGACAGGATCGACGCAAATAAG GTGACTGAGAAAGCTGACTTCAGAAAGGACCTTAATCTAGACAGCTTGGACAGGGTTGAGTTGGTTATGGCAATTGAACAGGAGTTCTTAGTTGAAATCCCTGATGAGAAGGGTGATAAACTCTCTTGCTGTGCTGATGTGGTGAAATACATATCTGAAACTAGGTCAGTGGAGAAAGACTGTTCATGA
- the LOC122010056 gene encoding nuclear transcription factor Y subunit B-3-like, with translation MADSDNESGGHNHSHSGAGAVGELSSPREQDRFLPIANVSRIMKKALPANAKISKDAKETVQECVSEFISFITGEASDKCQREKRKTINGDDLLWAMTTLGFEEYVEPLKVYLQRFREMEGEKGVGPSPSSSQPQQQDSASSLGTGANVGGYAAGSPAMYGGGMTMMMGQQMYAPQPSSSPFHRHQIPMSGKSSMGSGGGASDGVNSPSSKPGYK, from the coding sequence ATGGCCGATTCTGACAACGAATCCGGCGGGCACAACCACAGCCACTCCGGGGCGGGGGCCGTGGGGGAGCTTTCGTCGCCGCGGGAGCAGGACCGTTTCCTGCCCATCGCCAACGTGAGCCGCATCATGAAGAAGGCGCTCCCGGCGAACGCCAAGATCTCCAAGGACGCCAAGGAGACGGTGCAGGAGTGCGTGTCGGAGTTCATCAGCTTCATCACCGGCGAGGCGTCCGACAAGTGTCAGCGCGAGAAGCGCAAGACCATCAACGGCGACGACCTCCTCTGGGCCATGACCACCCTCGGCTTCGAGGAGTACGTGGAGCCCCTCAAGGTCTACCTGCAGCGCTTCCGCGAGATGGAGGGCGAGAAGGGCGTCGGTCCCTCACCCTCGTCGTcgcagccccagcagcaggactCCGCCTCCTCCTTGGGAACGGGGGCCAATGTGGGCGGCTACGCTGCCGGCTCGCCGGCGATGTACGGCGGCGGGATGACGATGATGATGGGGCAGCAGATGTACGCCCCGCAGCCGTCCTCCTCACCGTTCCATCGCCACCAGATTCCCATGTCGGGGAAGAGCAGCATGGGGAGCGGTGGCGGCGCCAGCGACGGCGTGAATTCGCCCTCTTCCAAACCGGGGTATAAGTAG
- the LOC122010057 gene encoding uncharacterized protein LOC122010057, whose product MSQTVRMRSDDQSSVSGLSVDPCFSSSEPTQNMVDLEDCRIKSYFEHSNIHCNNMGFSEHFKHTRNVDNLEDCTNKHFHYFEASPSMCGPSHSSCEVPSFGKNTSASEGGLLRSQIFETHIDLNKAFTPVSESGHLRSQIFETHIDPNETFTPDLQMQGNTSVNIGGCCIEKAEKGSSGNCSSTSTLWVETNSEGKEEPTAGKPSHSLDSSCNHSEKEYDLSTQSQHGNSVHQEINPGAKEKSFVEQTPAFNDPLHDEPINKYSNESFDCETKVIHGESTSINDAENEASRWNFSLHVGMPDLSFSIDNLTNDVEKHMIRPNRIRGSEYHCCN is encoded by the coding sequence ATGTCACAGACAGTAAGAATGAGATCTGATGATCAGTCTAGTGTCTCGGGATTAAGTGTTGATCCTTGTTTTTCATCATCTGAACCTACTCAAAATATGGTTGATTTGGAAGACTGTAGGATCAAGAGCTACTTTGAGCATTCCAATATTCACTGTAATAATATGGGCTTCTCTGAGCATTTCAAACACACTCGAAATGTGGACAACTTAGAAGACTGTACAAACAAGCACTTTCATTATTTCGAAGCATCACCTTCCATGTGTGGTCCAAGCCATTCAAGCTGTGAAGTGCCCAGTTTTGGGAAGAATACGTCAGCATCTGAAGGTGGTCTCTTGAGATCTCAGATCTTTGAAACTCATATTGATCTTAACAAAGCTTTTACTCCAGTTTCTGAAAGTGGCCACTTGAGATCTCAGATCTTTGAAACTCATATTGATCCTAATGAAACTTTTACTCCAGACTTACAAATGCAAGGGAATACCAGTGTTAATATTGGTGGGTGTTGCATAGAAAAAGCTGAGAAAGGTTCATCAGGGAATTGTTCCTCCACAAGTACATTATGGGTTGAAACAAACTCTGAAGGCAAAGAGGAACCTACTGCTGGAAAACCATCCcactctttggattcctcttgtaATCATAGTGAGAAAGAATATGACCTTTCCACACAATCACAACATGGCAACTCAGTTCACCAGGAAATTAATCCAGGAGCAAAAGAGAAGTCATTTGTAGAACAGACTCCTGCATTTAATGATCCATTACATGATGAGCCAATAAACAAATATAGTAATGAATCATTTGACTGTGAAACTAAAGTCATTCATGGAGAATCTACTTCCATAAATGACGCTGAAAACGAAGCTTCCAGATGGAACTTCTCTTTACATGTAGGCATGCCAGATTTATCCTTCTCCATCGACAATCTGACTAATGATGTTGAAAAACATATGATAAGGCCAAACCGTATCCGAGGTTCAGAGTACCACTGCTGCAATTAG